Proteins from a genomic interval of Stenotrophomonas sp. 24(2023):
- a CDS encoding FecR domain-containing protein has product MSGTAGAGPARISESIALQAAEWFLRLRDGDASARDQERCQQWRRAHPEHERAWQRAQQLSQTLGALPAALAMPVLDRPAARRRAALKTLAVVISTGPAAWLAWRYAPAPTWLADHRTATGEGRTVQLEDGTRLQLDTASAVDIHFNDEARLVRLREGAVAIWTAPDPQPRARPFVVSTAEGHLRALGTHFIVRQQPALTHVAVLEGAVAVRARTSGAAQVLQANQQAAMSTTTIQPPAPADPHVDDWTRGVLYARDMRLGAFLAELGRYRPGVLRCDPAVAGLRISGVFQLADTTPLLDSLPQALAVRVVYHTPYWVTVTTPAR; this is encoded by the coding sequence ATGAGCGGCACCGCCGGTGCAGGCCCGGCGCGGATCAGCGAATCCATCGCCCTGCAGGCCGCCGAGTGGTTCCTGCGGCTGCGCGACGGTGACGCCAGCGCGCGCGACCAGGAGCGCTGCCAGCAGTGGCGCCGGGCCCATCCGGAACACGAACGCGCGTGGCAGCGCGCGCAGCAGCTGAGCCAGACGCTGGGCGCGCTGCCGGCGGCGCTGGCGATGCCGGTGCTCGACCGGCCGGCCGCGCGCCGCCGGGCTGCACTGAAGACCCTGGCGGTGGTGATCTCCACCGGGCCGGCGGCCTGGCTGGCGTGGCGCTATGCGCCCGCCCCGACCTGGCTGGCCGACCACCGCACCGCCACCGGCGAAGGCCGCACCGTGCAGCTGGAGGACGGCACGCGCCTGCAGCTGGACACCGCCAGTGCCGTGGACATCCACTTCAACGATGAGGCCCGGCTGGTACGGCTGCGCGAGGGCGCGGTCGCGATCTGGACGGCACCGGACCCGCAACCGCGCGCGCGCCCGTTCGTGGTCAGCACGGCAGAAGGACACCTGCGTGCGCTCGGCACCCATTTCATCGTGCGCCAGCAGCCGGCACTGACCCATGTGGCCGTGCTGGAAGGCGCCGTGGCGGTACGCGCACGCACCAGCGGCGCCGCGCAGGTACTGCAGGCCAACCAGCAGGCGGCGATGTCCACCACCACGATCCAGCCGCCGGCCCCGGCCGATCCGCACGTGGACGACTGGACCCGGGGCGTGCTGTACGCGCGCGACATGCGCCTGGGCGCGTTCCTGGCCGAGCTCGGCCGCTACCGGCCCGGCGTGCTGCGCTGCGACCCGGCCGTGGCCGGCCTGCGCATTTCCGGCGTGTTCCAGCTGGCCGACACCACCCCGCTGCTGGACAGCCTGCCGCAGGCGCTGGCGGTGCGCGTGGTCTACCACACGCCCTACTGGGTGACGGTGACCACGCCGGCGCGGTAA
- a CDS encoding sigma-70 family RNA polymerase sigma factor — MSPSNGLSTLPRPAAAPDEGVQSLYRDHHGWLVRWLARKLGNAFDAADLAQDTFVRLITAPEANSEKQAGWSLQEPRAYLTLVAKRLLANLYRRRALEQAYLDALARLPEAQAPSSEQHAIVLQALQDIDAMLDGLRPEVRRAFLLFQIEGLDQATIAQRLGVNVRTVKRHIAQALARCIMVAP; from the coding sequence ATGTCCCCGAGCAACGGCCTGTCCACCCTGCCCCGCCCTGCTGCCGCGCCCGACGAGGGCGTGCAGTCGCTGTATCGCGACCACCATGGCTGGCTGGTGCGCTGGCTGGCCCGCAAGCTGGGCAATGCCTTCGATGCCGCCGACCTGGCCCAGGACACCTTCGTCAGGCTGATCACCGCGCCGGAGGCAAACAGCGAAAAACAGGCCGGCTGGTCGCTGCAGGAGCCGCGCGCCTACCTCACCCTGGTGGCCAAGCGCCTGCTGGCCAACCTGTACCGCCGCCGCGCGCTGGAACAGGCCTACCTGGATGCGCTGGCACGCCTGCCTGAAGCGCAGGCGCCCTCATCGGAACAGCACGCGATCGTGCTGCAGGCGCTGCAGGACATCGATGCGATGCTCGATGGCCTGCGCCCGGAGGTCCGTCGCGCCTTCCTGCTGTTCCAGATCGAAGGGTTGGACCAGGCCACCATCGCCCAGCGCCTGGGCGTGAACGTGCGCACGGTCAAGCGCCACATCGCACAGGCACTGGCCCGCTGCATCATGGTTGCACCATGA
- a CDS encoding TonB-dependent receptor, whose translation MPRWSPRPSLPRALAPAPLVLMVRCALVAMAGIPAVQAAGAPAPQAMAADSTRRSYDIGAGPLDLALGDFAARAGVSITMPPALLQGRTSSGLKGQYSVQEGFAQLLAGSGLAVVGGRGGSYVLQAAPAASKAAGNEAMTLATIQVMARRAADGTTEDARSYTSRVTSIASKSDQSFREIPQSVSVITRQQLDDHGSVDIRDALAITPGITSSQLNFDSNYFYSRGFQIDSMQVDGGAPLNIASYTYNVNQNMDFYDRVEVMRGASGLLGGVGDPGGIINVVRKKPLPTARFIIEQQVGSWNHSKTMLDATGPLGLDGRIRGRAVLSYLDTDYFVDIRHQRAPQGYAVLEADLTPRTLLTVGASRAIVDSRGVGGGDVPRYSDGSDIGLPRHTSLTQPWSTAQSRTTELFGALAHEFDNHWKLKLNVMRSTSDYNGTTAFGYGALDKATGKGVAWYGGGHYLYENEQTLADASLSGAFTVAGRTHEFLLGVDRQEIESLWNVGYSPTPTGVQDIDLAHPGAWNPAPANPPSRRYNPWGQTQKGAYGVLRLHPADRLHVILGARVSRYAFNQVYESLAGNGNWTLTSGSRFREPSRTTPYGGVMYDLNDQWTAYLSYASILKPQALSKAGPPPGTSLDPVEGKSYEAGLKGELWEGRANATFSVFNVARTGSAVVDPRYPTSRQEWSGNCCYLPQGKVTSRGFDAELSGEVLPRLQLAAGYTFTRTRDESTRTLFSTITPRHLFKLSTSYTLDGALSRWKVGGSVNVQSRQYVTDTLYDADWNALGTYNFSQPGHAVWNAMAQYQISPRWTATVNVDNLFDKVYYQTVGYATGGNFYGTPRSYLLTLRTQF comes from the coding sequence ATGCCCCGTTGGTCCCCCCGCCCCTCGCTGCCGCGCGCCCTGGCGCCGGCCCCCCTCGTGCTGATGGTGCGCTGCGCGCTGGTGGCGATGGCCGGCATCCCCGCCGTGCAGGCCGCTGGCGCCCCGGCCCCGCAGGCCATGGCTGCGGACAGCACGCGCCGCAGCTATGACATCGGTGCCGGCCCGCTGGACCTGGCCCTGGGTGATTTCGCCGCGCGCGCCGGGGTCAGCATCACCATGCCGCCAGCCCTGCTGCAGGGCCGGACCAGCAGTGGGCTGAAAGGCCAGTACAGCGTGCAGGAAGGCTTCGCGCAGCTGCTGGCCGGTTCCGGGCTGGCGGTGGTGGGTGGCCGTGGCGGCAGCTACGTGCTGCAGGCCGCACCTGCCGCGTCCAAGGCGGCAGGCAACGAGGCGATGACCCTGGCCACCATCCAGGTGATGGCGCGCCGCGCCGCCGATGGCACCACCGAGGACGCACGCTCGTACACCAGCCGGGTGACCTCGATCGCCTCCAAGAGTGACCAGTCGTTCCGCGAGATTCCGCAGTCGGTCTCGGTCATCACCCGCCAGCAGCTCGACGACCACGGCAGCGTGGACATCCGCGATGCGCTGGCGATCACCCCCGGCATCACCAGCAGCCAGCTGAACTTCGATTCGAACTACTTCTATTCGCGCGGGTTCCAGATCGACAGCATGCAGGTCGATGGCGGCGCACCGCTGAACATCGCCAGCTACACCTACAACGTCAACCAGAACATGGATTTCTACGACCGCGTGGAAGTCATGCGCGGTGCCTCGGGCCTGCTCGGCGGCGTGGGCGACCCGGGCGGCATCATCAACGTGGTGCGCAAGAAGCCGCTGCCCACCGCGCGCTTCATCATCGAACAGCAGGTCGGCAGCTGGAACCACAGCAAGACCATGCTCGATGCCACCGGGCCGCTGGGGCTGGACGGACGCATCCGCGGCCGTGCGGTGCTGTCCTACCTGGACACCGACTACTTCGTGGACATCCGCCACCAGCGCGCGCCGCAGGGCTATGCCGTGCTGGAGGCCGACCTGACGCCGCGCACCCTGCTGACCGTCGGGGCCAGCCGCGCCATCGTCGACAGCCGTGGCGTGGGCGGCGGTGATGTGCCGCGCTACAGCGATGGCAGCGACATCGGCCTGCCCCGCCACACCAGCCTGACCCAGCCGTGGTCGACCGCACAGAGCCGCACCACCGAACTGTTCGGCGCGCTGGCGCACGAGTTCGACAACCACTGGAAGCTCAAGCTCAACGTGATGCGCTCCACGTCCGACTACAACGGCACCACCGCCTTCGGCTACGGCGCGCTGGACAAGGCCACCGGCAAGGGCGTGGCCTGGTACGGCGGCGGCCATTACCTGTACGAGAACGAGCAGACCCTGGCCGATGCCAGCCTGTCCGGCGCGTTCACCGTGGCCGGGCGTACCCATGAATTCCTGCTGGGCGTGGACCGGCAGGAAATCGAAAGCCTCTGGAACGTGGGCTATTCCCCCACCCCGACCGGCGTGCAGGACATCGACCTGGCCCATCCTGGCGCCTGGAACCCGGCACCGGCCAACCCGCCCTCGCGCCGCTACAACCCGTGGGGCCAGACGCAGAAGGGGGCCTACGGCGTCCTGCGCCTGCACCCGGCCGACCGCCTGCATGTGATCCTCGGCGCGCGCGTGTCGCGCTATGCGTTCAACCAGGTGTACGAGTCGCTGGCGGGCAATGGCAACTGGACGCTGACTTCGGGCAGCCGCTTCCGCGAGCCCTCGCGCACCACGCCCTATGGCGGGGTGATGTACGACCTCAACGACCAGTGGACGGCGTACCTCAGCTACGCCTCCATCCTCAAGCCGCAGGCCCTGTCCAAGGCCGGCCCGCCGCCGGGCACGTCACTGGACCCGGTGGAAGGCAAGAGCTACGAAGCCGGGCTGAAGGGGGAACTGTGGGAAGGCCGCGCCAATGCCACCTTCAGCGTGTTCAACGTGGCGCGCACCGGCAGCGCCGTGGTGGACCCCCGCTACCCCACCAGCCGCCAGGAATGGTCGGGCAACTGCTGCTACCTGCCGCAGGGCAAGGTGACCAGCCGTGGCTTCGACGCCGAACTCAGTGGCGAAGTGCTGCCGCGCCTGCAGCTGGCGGCCGGCTACACCTTCACCCGCACCCGCGACGAATCCACCCGCACACTGTTCAGCACCATCACCCCGCGCCACCTGTTCAAGCTGTCCACGTCCTACACGCTGGACGGTGCGCTGTCGCGCTGGAAAGTGGGCGGCAGCGTGAACGTGCAGAGCCGCCAGTACGTCACCGACACCCTGTACGACGCCGACTGGAACGCCCTGGGCACCTACAACTTCAGCCAGCCCGGCCATGCGGTCTGGAACGCGATGGCGCAGTACCAGATCAGCCCGCGCTGGACGGCGACGGTGAACGTCGACAACCTCTTCGACAAGGTCTATTACCAGACCGTCGGCTACGCCACCGGGGGCAACTTCTACGGCACGCCGCGCAGCTATCTGCTGACCCTGCGCACACAGTTCTGA
- a CDS encoding single-stranded DNA-binding protein: MARGINKVILVGNLGNDPDVKYTQGGMAITRISLATTSVRKDKDGNQQERTEWHRVVFFGKLGEIAGEYLRKGSSVYVEGSLRYDKYTGQDGVEKYSTDIIADEMQMLGGRGEGGGGGGGGNYGDRPQRQQAPRQEYGGGGGQRGGQGGGYGNQGGGNQGGYGNQGGNQRPQPQQAPPMDDFADDDIPF, encoded by the coding sequence ATGGCGCGTGGCATCAACAAAGTCATCCTGGTCGGCAATCTCGGCAACGACCCGGACGTGAAGTACACCCAGGGTGGCATGGCGATCACCCGCATCAGCCTGGCCACCACCAGCGTCCGCAAGGACAAGGACGGCAACCAGCAGGAACGCACCGAATGGCACCGCGTGGTGTTCTTCGGCAAGCTGGGCGAAATCGCCGGCGAATACCTGCGCAAGGGCAGCTCGGTCTACGTCGAAGGCAGCCTGCGCTACGACAAGTACACCGGCCAGGACGGCGTGGAGAAGTACTCCACCGACATCATCGCCGACGAAATGCAGATGCTGGGCGGCCGCGGTGAAGGCGGTGGCGGTGGCGGTGGCGGTAACTACGGTGACCGTCCGCAGCGCCAGCAGGCCCCGCGCCAGGAGTACGGCGGTGGCGGCGGCCAGCGTGGCGGCCAGGGCGGTGGTTACGGCAACCAGGGCGGTGGCAACCAGGGCGGCTATGGCAACCAGGGTGGCAACCAGCGCCCGCAGCCGCAGCAGGCGCCGCCGATGGACGACTTTGCTGACGACGATATTCCGTTCTGA
- a CDS encoding TIM barrel protein, whose translation MSIDSIGPAPAPGFTRRDALRLAVAGSVGLGAAGVLPAFAAEAPLKGTLKHSVARWTFPQLSVAQLCQTVKGIGFAAIDLVGPADWPTLKAHGVYSSMCNGAELGLTKGFAGRQFHDELFTRYMRHIDLVADAGYRNLICFSGNRDGMDPQQGMAHAEAGIKRILGHAEKRGVVLVMELLNSKVDHHDYLCDHSAWGVELCQRIGSDHFGLLYDIYHMQIMEGDIIATIGKHHACFKHYHTAGVPGRHEIGDQQELHYPAICRAIRDTGFDGYLAQEFMPAAPDPIGSLREAIRLCDV comes from the coding sequence ATGTCCATCGATTCGATCGGACCGGCGCCTGCGCCGGGGTTCACGCGGCGCGATGCGCTGCGCCTTGCGGTTGCCGGGAGCGTTGGCCTGGGCGCGGCGGGCGTCCTGCCCGCGTTCGCTGCCGAGGCCCCGCTCAAGGGCACGCTGAAGCATTCCGTGGCCCGCTGGACGTTTCCGCAGCTGTCGGTGGCCCAGCTCTGCCAGACGGTGAAGGGCATTGGCTTTGCCGCCATCGATCTGGTCGGGCCGGCCGACTGGCCCACGCTCAAGGCCCACGGTGTCTACAGTTCGATGTGCAACGGCGCCGAGCTGGGGCTGACCAAAGGGTTTGCCGGCCGCCAGTTCCACGATGAACTGTTCACGCGCTACATGCGCCACATCGACCTGGTGGCCGACGCCGGCTATCGCAACCTCATCTGCTTTTCCGGCAACCGCGATGGCATGGACCCGCAGCAGGGCATGGCCCATGCCGAAGCCGGGATCAAGCGCATCCTCGGCCATGCCGAAAAGCGCGGCGTGGTGCTGGTGATGGAGCTGCTGAACTCCAAGGTCGATCATCACGACTACCTGTGCGACCACTCCGCGTGGGGCGTGGAGCTGTGCCAGCGGATCGGCTCGGATCACTTCGGCCTGCTCTACGACATCTACCACATGCAGATCATGGAAGGCGACATCATCGCCACCATCGGCAAGCATCATGCGTGCTTCAAGCACTACCACACCGCGGGCGTGCCTGGCCGACACGAGATCGGCGACCAGCAGGAACTGCACTATCCCGCCATCTGTCGCGCGATCCGCGACACCGGTTTCGATGGGTATCTGGCGCAGGAATTCATGCCTGCGGCACCGGACCCCATCGGCTCGCTGCGCGAGGCGATCCGCCTCTGCGATGTCTGA